In the Bremerella alba genome, one interval contains:
- a CDS encoding ATP-binding protein: MAKKSTSSASKKPETNGDLRATAEQMFAEEIEALIKEDKHDKPPGWKMSARAVHTYICGGKAGKLAITPKYIGHNRLVEIAIATLVTDRALLLIGEPGTAKSWLSEHLTAAINGDSTKVVQGTAGTTEEQVRYTWNYAMLIAHGPSSDALIKSPIFRAMESGSLARFEEITRCASEVQDAMISLLSEKRLSVPELAIEVPAQKGFSIIATANTRDRGVNDMSAALKRRFNIIVLPTPSSIETEIEIVGKRVQELATNLALKSELPATDAIEQVVTIFRELRSGQTLDGKNKLKSPSGVLSTAEAISVLANSMALSASFGSGTVSAQDIAAGLQGAVVKDEEKDRIAWQEYLKNVLKKRGSAWRSLYNACSEHNA; the protein is encoded by the coding sequence ATGGCGAAGAAGTCGACTTCCTCCGCCTCGAAAAAGCCCGAGACAAACGGCGATCTTCGTGCGACGGCCGAACAAATGTTTGCCGAAGAGATCGAGGCGCTGATCAAGGAAGACAAACACGACAAACCGCCCGGCTGGAAGATGTCGGCCAGGGCCGTGCACACCTACATTTGCGGTGGCAAGGCTGGTAAGCTCGCCATCACTCCAAAATATATTGGGCATAATCGCTTAGTCGAGATCGCCATAGCGACGCTAGTCACGGACCGCGCCCTGCTACTGATCGGCGAACCAGGCACCGCCAAAAGCTGGCTTTCGGAACACCTGACCGCCGCGATCAACGGCGACTCGACCAAAGTCGTCCAAGGTACAGCTGGCACCACCGAAGAACAGGTCCGCTATACCTGGAACTACGCGATGCTCATCGCCCATGGTCCTAGCAGCGATGCATTAATCAAGAGCCCCATATTCCGCGCGATGGAAAGTGGCAGCCTCGCCCGGTTTGAAGAGATTACTCGCTGCGCCTCCGAGGTCCAAGACGCGATGATTTCTCTGCTTTCCGAAAAACGGCTTTCCGTTCCCGAACTGGCCATCGAAGTCCCTGCTCAAAAGGGTTTTTCCATCATTGCCACAGCCAACACGCGTGATCGTGGCGTGAACGACATGTCGGCCGCCCTTAAACGCCGCTTCAACATCATCGTGCTTCCCACCCCAAGTTCCATCGAAACCGAAATTGAGATCGTGGGCAAACGCGTCCAGGAACTTGCCACAAATCTGGCACTGAAGTCGGAACTGCCTGCCACCGATGCCATCGAACAGGTGGTGACCATATTCCGTGAACTCCGCAGCGGGCAGACCTTGGATGGTAAAAACAAATTGAAGTCCCCCTCCGGCGTTCTTTCCACCGCAGAGGCCATTTCGGTACTGGCCAACAGCATGGCTCTTTCTGCCAGCTTTGGTAGCGGCACGGTGTCGGCCCAAGACATCGCTGCAGGCCTGCAAGGCGCGGTTGTGAAAGACGAAGAAAAAGATCGCATTGCGTGGCAAGAGTACCTGAAGAATGTCCTTAAGAAACGCGGCTCTGCTTGGCGGTCGCTTTACAACGCCTGCTCGGAGCACAACGCGTGA